In Bacillus toyonensis BCT-7112, a single window of DNA contains:
- a CDS encoding DUF4077 domain-containing protein, with protein MEWLKRTCFSNLEKESQKNHLLLFITICSFFLGVLAIGYYGYIFTERAVAFWMCGISIVVFGTLLTFIESMEAMYKYIMTCMLLIMSFIMVQAFNESPAVFQMVYFTLAVSLIYLSERLILILGGVAVVVTFILCSYWPNQFFAYTASSEAANFASLLAIVTIAMWGVTKIGSNLLARLSDEKQAVMKKAQELEETQRLIEETVVKLDSNFNHLRQNMNTSMESMSEINFAFEEVAVGTQSQSEMMSRSVEVLNDMEGNIDQIISQVRNASMRVDKSLEISKGSVNTLRNFEANMRSLNDVVSQSGTIFRELMKQSKQINEIVDVITNISSQTSLLALNANIEAARAGEHGKGFAIVANEVLKLAEESNRSAGRIQGILKEFSNQASKVEVQVEKSERVQEECNEMLASVLTNVTDLGKFIDTINDVMREIVGHQENFQVKTTNIVKDVTHASNVIQQTSAATEEVLASIEEEKNRNDTSVKTLHTVSEQVKLLEDILEK; from the coding sequence ATGGAGTGGTTAAAGAGAACTTGTTTTTCTAACCTTGAGAAAGAATCACAGAAAAATCATTTATTGCTGTTTATCACGATTTGCAGTTTCTTCCTCGGGGTACTCGCAATTGGGTATTACGGATATATTTTTACAGAGAGAGCAGTAGCATTTTGGATGTGTGGTATTTCTATCGTAGTATTTGGAACGCTACTTACTTTTATAGAAAGTATGGAAGCAATGTATAAATACATCATGACATGTATGCTACTTATTATGTCTTTCATTATGGTACAAGCATTTAATGAAAGCCCAGCTGTATTTCAAATGGTCTATTTTACATTAGCAGTTTCACTTATTTATTTGAGTGAACGTCTTATTTTAATTCTTGGTGGGGTAGCAGTTGTTGTTACATTTATACTTTGTAGTTATTGGCCAAATCAATTTTTTGCTTATACAGCATCATCTGAAGCTGCAAATTTTGCAAGCTTGTTAGCGATTGTAACGATCGCAATGTGGGGTGTCACAAAGATTGGTTCTAATCTTTTGGCTCGTTTAAGTGATGAGAAGCAAGCAGTGATGAAGAAAGCTCAGGAGTTAGAAGAAACGCAAAGGCTTATTGAGGAAACTGTTGTGAAGTTAGATAGTAATTTCAATCATTTAAGACAGAATATGAACACTTCGATGGAGTCGATGAGTGAAATTAATTTTGCTTTTGAAGAAGTGGCAGTTGGTACTCAATCACAATCAGAGATGATGTCACGTTCAGTAGAAGTATTGAATGATATGGAGGGAAATATTGACCAAATCATCTCTCAAGTAAGAAATGCTTCGATGCGTGTTGATAAAAGTTTGGAAATCTCAAAGGGTAGTGTAAACACTTTAAGAAATTTTGAAGCTAACATGAGAAGTTTAAATGATGTTGTTTCACAATCAGGAACGATATTTAGAGAATTGATGAAACAATCGAAACAAATTAATGAAATTGTAGATGTAATAACGAATATTTCAAGTCAAACGAGTTTGCTAGCTTTAAATGCAAATATTGAAGCTGCAAGGGCAGGAGAACATGGAAAAGGTTTTGCTATTGTAGCGAATGAAGTGTTAAAGCTTGCTGAAGAATCGAATCGTTCTGCGGGGAGAATTCAAGGAATTTTGAAGGAGTTTAGTAATCAAGCAAGTAAAGTAGAAGTGCAGGTAGAGAAGTCAGAAAGAGTACAAGAAGAGTGTAACGAAATGTTAGCAAGTGTTTTAACGAATGTAACGGATTTAGGGAAGTTTATTGATACGATTAATGATGTAATGAGAGAGATTGTTGGTCATCAAGAAAATTTCCAAGTTAAAACGACGAATATCGTTAAAGATGTGACACATGCTTCTAACGTAATTCAGCAAACTTCTGCAGCTACGGAAGAAGTGTTAGCAAGTATTGAAGAAGAGAAGAATCGAAATGATACGTCGGTGAAGACGCTACATACTGTTAGTGAGCAAGTGAAGTTGCTAGAAGATATTTTAGAAAAATAA
- a CDS encoding endonuclease/exonuclease/phosphatase family protein, whose protein sequence is MKKLLKIILICILVGVGVVGGFLAYMTLTKEQPADVISLKVENNKKRVIAQGNEFKVTTFNIGYAGLDKDQDFFMDGGKGSGSSSKEQTETNLKNMLSFLQNENSDFALLQEVDIKSMRSFDINGHEFLKKGLPDYASSFGKNYDTKWVPVPITSPMGYADAGLSTFSKYTVQTAKRFQLPGMEPWPKRLFDLDRAIVEHKIPVNNGKFVRLVNLHLSAYDEGGKIRKQQVEYLKEYMNKHYKNGDYVIMGGDWNQLISNVQLSDPKFVKERPEWLVELPKDFTDGGFKWAVDPSVMTVRDDVKKYVEGENFVTIIDGFIVSPNVEIVNVQGKDLKFENSDHNPVSAVFKLK, encoded by the coding sequence TTGAAAAAGTTATTAAAAATAATACTTATATGTATTTTAGTAGGTGTGGGAGTTGTAGGTGGGTTTTTAGCGTATATGACACTTACAAAAGAACAGCCAGCTGATGTTATAAGCTTGAAGGTGGAAAACAATAAGAAGCGCGTAATTGCGCAGGGAAATGAATTTAAAGTTACAACGTTTAATATTGGATATGCTGGACTAGATAAGGATCAAGACTTCTTTATGGATGGAGGAAAAGGGTCTGGTTCAAGTAGTAAAGAACAAACGGAAACGAATTTAAAGAATATGCTTTCGTTTTTACAAAATGAGAATAGTGATTTTGCGCTATTACAAGAAGTAGATATAAAATCAATGAGATCATTTGATATAAATGGGCATGAATTTTTGAAAAAAGGACTGCCTGATTATGCTTCTTCGTTCGGAAAGAACTATGATACAAAATGGGTTCCGGTGCCAATCACAAGTCCAATGGGATATGCTGATGCTGGACTAAGTACGTTTTCTAAATATACAGTTCAAACAGCGAAGAGGTTCCAATTACCAGGAATGGAGCCGTGGCCAAAGCGTTTATTTGATTTAGACCGAGCGATTGTTGAACATAAAATTCCTGTTAATAATGGAAAATTTGTTAGACTCGTAAATTTACATTTGTCTGCTTATGATGAAGGCGGAAAAATTAGAAAGCAACAAGTGGAGTATTTAAAAGAATATATGAACAAACATTATAAAAATGGTGATTACGTAATAATGGGCGGGGACTGGAATCAATTAATTTCTAACGTTCAGTTAAGTGATCCGAAGTTCGTGAAGGAGCGTCCTGAGTGGTTAGTAGAGTTACCGAAGGACTTTACCGATGGTGGCTTTAAGTGGGCTGTAGATCCGTCTGTTATGACTGTGAGAGATGATGTAAAGAAATACGTGGAAGGTGAAAACTTTGTCACGATTATTGATGGCTTTATCGTTTCACCGAATGTTGAAATTGTAAATGTACAAGGGAAAGATTTGAAGTTTGAAAATAGCGATCATAACCCAGTGAGTGCGGTATTCAAGCTGAAGTAA